From the genome of Syngnathus acus chromosome 24, fSynAcu1.2, whole genome shotgun sequence, one region includes:
- the ints9 gene encoding integrator complex subunit 9, with protein sequence MKLYCLSGHPTLPCNVLKFKSTTIMLDCGLDTTSVLHFLPLPLVHSQRLSKLPGWSAKDGTINLEKELKECAGRVFVDSQPEFCLPERELLDLSTIDVILISNYHCMMALPYITENTGFTGTVYATEPTLQIGRLLMEELVKFMERVPKAQSATSWKKKEIQRLLPGPLKDAVDVWTWKRSYGMQEVNSALSKVQLVGYSQKVELFGAVQISPLSSGYSLGSSNWIIQSHHEKVSYVSGSSLLTTHPQPMDQSSLKNSDVLILTGLTQMPTANPDGMLGEFCSNLAMTIRAGGNVLVPCYSSGVIYDLLECLYQFIDSANLGTTPFYFISPVANSSLEFSQIFAEWLCHNKQSKVYLPEPPFPHAELIQSNKLKHYPSIHGDFSSDFRQPCVVFTGHPSLRFGDVVHFMELWGKSSLNTIIFTEPDFSYLDALAPYQPLAMKCVYCPIDTRLNFHQVSKLLKEVQPVHVVCPEQYTQPPMTQSHRSDLMLELQPPPMAYRRCSVLSLPFRRRYERVYILPELANSLVPAEVKPGISVATVSAMLHSKDNKHTLLSVPKPPPAPPTKKRKRVMEEPPAGQAPKPLLTGAVPLEAFLATLQKHGITEVKVEETADGHILHLQAEDTLIQLEEDGTHIVCDNNEPLRTTLRDLVLRFLQKI encoded by the exons atgaaattg TATTGTCTGTCTGGTCATCCTACGCTACCCTGCAATGTACTCAAATTTAAATCGACCACTATCATGCTGGATTGTGGACTGGACACCACGTCTGTCCTCCACTTCTTGCCTCTTCCCCTTGTGCATAG CCAAAGACTCTCAAAGCTACCAGGTTGGAGCGCGAAAGATGGAACAATAAACTTGGAAAAG GAGCTGAAAGAGTGTGCCGGCAGAGTGTTTGTGGACTCGCAGCCGGAGTTCTGTCTCCCTGAG aggGAACTGCTGGACCTATCAACCATCGACGTCATCCTGATCTCCAACTACCACTGTATGATGGCCCTGCCCTACATCACAGAAAACACAGGCTTCACTGGCACAGTGTATGCCACAGAGCCCACCCTGCAGATAGGAAG acTGCTGATGGAAGAGCTAGTGAAGTTCATGGAAAGAGTTCCCAAGGCTCAGTCTGCCACCTCCtggaagaaaaaggaaatacaaaG GTTGCTTCCTGGTCCACTAAAGGATGCAGTTGATGTTTGGACGTGGAAACGAAGCTACGGTATGCAGGAGGTCAACTCTGCCCTCAGCAAAGTGCAGCTTGTGGGTTATTCACAGAAAGTG gAGTTGTTTGGGGCTGTACAAATCTCCCCATTAAGCTCTGGCTACTCATTGGGCAGCTCCAACTGGATCATCCAGTCCCATCATGAGAAAGTGTCCTACGTGTCCGGGTCGTCCCTCCTCACCACGCACCCACAG cCCATGGACCAAAGTTCCCTGAAGAACAGTGACGTTCTCATTCTGACAGGCCTCACCCAGATGCCCACTGCCAACCCTGACGGCATGCTGGGAGAATTCTGCAGCAATTTAG CCATGACCATTCGCGCCGGTGGCAATGTGCTTGTGCCGTGTTATTCTTCTGGGGTGATTTATGACCTGCTCGAGTGTCTGTACCAGTTCATCGACAGCGCCAACCTGGGTACCACCCCCTTCTACTTTATCTCCCCTGTCGCCAACAGCTCCCTGGAGTTCTCTCAAATCTTTGCCGAGTG GCTCTGTCACAACAAGCAGTCTAAAGTGTATCTACCGGAGCCCCCATTCCCCCATGCCGAG TTGATCCAAAGCAACAAGCTGAAACACTACCCCAGCATTCACGGTGACTTCAGCAGTGACTTCCGCCAACCGTGCGTGGTATTCACCGGCCATCCCTCCCTGCGCTTCGGTGATGTGGTCCACTTCATGGAGCTGTGGGGCAAATCCAGCTTGAATACCATCATCTTCACCG AACCTGACTTCTCCTACTTGGATGCTTTGGCCCCCTACCAGCCACTGGCCATGAAATGTGTTTACTGTCCCATTGACACGCGTCTTAACTTCCACCAAGTTTCAAAGCTGCTCAAGGAGGTCCAG CCCGTCCACGTGGTATGTCCTGAGCAGTACACTCAGCCTCCAATGACCCAGTCGCATCGGTCCGATCTGATGCTGGAGCTGCAACCCCCTCCCATGGCCTACAGGCGCTGCTCCGTCCTCAGCCTGCCCTTCAGGCGACGTTATGAGCGCGTCTATATTCTACCTGAG CTGGCTAACTCGCTGGTGCCCGCCGAGGTCAAACCTGGCATCTCCGTGGCAACCGTCTCAGCCATGCTGCATTCAAAAGACAACAAGCACACACTGTTG TCAGTTCCAAAGCCTCCTCCAGCGCCCCCTACCAAGAAGAGGAAACGAGTGATGGAGGAGCCCCCAGCGGGTCAAGCGCCCAAACCCCTGCTCACAGGAGCCGTACCTCTGGAAGCCTTCCTTGCAAC